One Vespula pensylvanica isolate Volc-1 chromosome 1, ASM1446617v1, whole genome shotgun sequence genomic region harbors:
- the LOC122630639 gene encoding myogenesis-regulating glycosidase isoform X3 translates to MKKDTNKTYLMITTRQSSGTASKFTRAESDSSSVTFSNSCSTPNGSSLGSETEEEANDEELAKIPLQAPPRRKSRAASPSMTQKLGNEPIDLPGGAQSTNSTITSVNSISSLLKEKLQLSIPQALRSSKKRQNADYRLRSFVGILFLCVVFLVGFAHIYYTQHVLQRAYFDKFRFNKNERVMHVYSSTGSEIIAARLGEGIPANTGVFPCLPHHQRQDSVCLEWLQQTRLYLAHTKREDMHCYHVTWQSLSPYYNPKDCFDWSTKRGHWYGAGQIQSMSYPLERGRLDLSPFITGDIRKHPFGNVLKRYFLNSKGATILVDPETPLYVSINANRSTDFCLQAKHDAFAYINHLTPLPQLNYTICATDNMKNLHSSMAEKSLWDGLKPDELHAVHSLLSEPVWQISPTNEAAIYNYTEDVIALGFLRQGHVLLSEEWQPSPGDFVLDEDRFPSMEETINIIHRRGFRIVFSIQPFISTESINFKDAVANRLLISERGSDPRIPALTRYKQSNSAGVLDITNNKTLPWLQTKLESLITKYHVDSFYLDLGTAQDMPHYYKCEQALTNPDHYKTIFTKSILGLIPVIGVSSAISRPRAPVFVSLPPFSSSWKAIKTVIPTVLSYGMIGYPFIMPGAVGGDVALPMSDDNPDNDFEVNLPDKELYVRWLQLSTFLPVIRFTHLPSKYSDDSVLEIAKRLTTLRQKTVTPLLKKYANETLDTGLPIIRPLWMLDPADPACHVVVDEFSVGEELIVAPVLYSGSRQREVYLPAGVWRDGIDGSLRKGSRWIHNYRVAEDKVAYFVKMPDNTRF, encoded by the exons ATGAAGAAGGACACAAATAAAACTTACTTGATGATAACGACTCGTCAATCTTCG GGTACTGCATCAAAATTTACAAGAGCCGAGAGTGACAGTAGCAGTGTGACTTTCAGTAACAGTTGTTCGACACCAAACGGAAGTTCCCTCGGTTCTGAAACGGAAGAGGAAGCCAATGACGAGGAATTGGCAAA AATACCATTGCAAGCACCTCcaagaagaaagagtagagCTGCATCACCATCTATGACCCAAAAACTTGGTAACGAACCTATAGATCTCCCAGGTGGAGCACAAAGTACCAATTCGACGATTACCAGTGTCAATAGTATAAGCAGCTTGCTCAAAGAAAAACTTCAATTGTCAATTCCACAAGCTTTACGCAGTAGTAAAAAACGACAAAATGCGGACTACAG ACTCCGATCGTTCGttggaatattatttctctgtGTGGTCTTCCTCGTGGGATTTGCCCACATTTATTATACGCAACATGTTCTACAAAGAGCATACTTTGACAAGTTCAg ATTCAATAAGAACGAACGAGTGATGCACGTGTACAGTAGTACCGGTTCAGAAATTATTGCTGCTCGATTGGGAGAAGGTATACCAGCTAATACTGGAGTCTTTCCTTGTTTACCGCATCATCAACGACAAGATTCGGTCTGTCTTGAATGGCTACAACAAACCCGTCTTTATTTGGCTCATACGAAACGCGAGGACATGCATTGTTATCATGTCACCTGGCAGAGTTTGAGTCCTTATTATAATCCAAAAGATTGTTTTGATTGGTCGACGAAAAGAGGACATTGGTATGGTGCAGGACAGATTCAAAGTATGTCGTATCCTTTGGAACGTGGCCGATTAGATCTGAGCCCTTTCATAACCGGTGATATCAGGAAACATCCTTTCGGTAACGTTTTGAAGAGATACTTTCTCAATTCAAAAGGAGCCACCATTTTAGTAGATCCAGAAACGCCTCTTTATGTTTCCATCAATGCCAATCGCAGTACTGATTTTTGTCTCCAGGCTAAGCACGACGCTTTTGCCTATATCAATCACCTAACGCCATTGCCACAATTAAATTATACCATTTGTGCTACCGACAACATGAAGAACCTTCACTCATCCATGGCAGAGAAGTCTTTATGGGATGGATTAAAACCAGACGAGTTACATGCcgttcattctcttctttccgaACCAGTCTGGCAGATTTCACCGACCAACGAAGCCGCAATTTACAATTATACCGAAGACGTCATAGCTTTGGGCTTCTTACGTCAAGGTCATGTATTACTGAGCGAAGAATGGCAACCAAGTCCAGGTGACTTCGTCTTAGACGAAGATCGTTTTCCATCGATGGAAGAAACTATTAATATCATTCATCGGCGTGGTTTCAGAATAGTTTTTAGCATTCAACCATTTATATCTACGGAATCGATAAACTTCAAGGATGCTGTGGCTAACAGGCTCTTGATCTCGGAAAGAGGTAGCGATCCAAGGATTCCAGCTTTGACCAG atataagcAGAGCAACAGCGCCGGTGTTTTGGATATTACCAATAACAAAACTTTACCATGGCTTCAAACGAAATTGGAAAGTTTAATTACAAAGTACCATGTTGATTCCTTCTATCTTGATCTAGGCACCGCACAAGACATGCCGCATTATTACAAATGCGAGCAAGCCTTGACGAATCCTGATcattataaaacgattttcaCCAAATCGATTTTAGGCTTAATCCCAGTGATCGGTGTCTCTAGTGCTATCTCTAGACCCAGGGCACCGGTCTTCGTATCTCTACcacctttctcttcctcttggAAAGCTATCAAAACTGTAATACCAACTGTTCTAAGTTATGGAATGATTGGTTATCCGTTTATAATGCCAGGTGCTGTAGGTGGTGATGTAGCTTTGCCTATGTCTGATGATAATCCTGACAACGATTTTGAGGTCAATCTCCCAGACAAAGAACTATATGTTAGGTGGCTCCAACTGTCTACCTTTTTACCTGTTATACGTTTCACTCATTTACCTAGCAAATATTCTGATGATTCGGTTTTAGAAATAGCGAAGAGGTTAACGACCTTGCGACAAAAAACGGTAACGCCGTTGTTAAAGAAATATGCGAATGAAACCTTAGACACAGGCTTGCCGATCATTAGACCTCTTTGGATGTTAGATCCAGCTGATCCAGCTTGTCACGTAGTCGTTGATGAATTTTCTGTAGGTGAAGAATTGATTGTAGCACCTGTACTCTATTCGGGTAGCAGACAGAGAGAAGTGTATCTACCTGCTGGTGTTTGGAGAGATGGTATAGATGGTAGTCTTAGAAAGGGATCCAGATGGATCCATAATTATAGAGTAGCTGAAGATAAAGTGGCCTATTTCGTTAAGATGCCGGATAATACCAGGTTTTAA
- the LOC122630639 gene encoding myogenesis-regulating glycosidase isoform X4, with amino-acid sequence MMPRYDVGSAISLQRIPLQAPPRRKSRAASPSMTQKLGNEPIDLPGGAQSTNSTITSVNSISSLLKEKLQLSIPQALRSSKKRQNADYRLRSFVGILFLCVVFLVGFAHIYYTQHVLQRAYFDKFRFNKNERVMHVYSSTGSEIIAARLGEGIPANTGVFPCLPHHQRQDSVCLEWLQQTRLYLAHTKREDMHCYHVTWQSLSPYYNPKDCFDWSTKRGHWYGAGQIQSMSYPLERGRLDLSPFITGDIRKHPFGNVLKRYFLNSKGATILVDPETPLYVSINANRSTDFCLQAKHDAFAYINHLTPLPQLNYTICATDNMKNLHSSMAEKSLWDGLKPDELHAVHSLLSEPVWQISPTNEAAIYNYTEDVIALGFLRQGHVLLSEEWQPSPGDFVLDEDRFPSMEETINIIHRRGFRIVFSIQPFISTESINFKDAVANRLLISERGSDPRIPALTRYKQSNSAGVLDITNNKTLPWLQTKLESLITKYHVDSFYLDLGTAQDMPHYYKCEQALTNPDHYKTIFTKSILGLIPVIGVSSAISRPRAPVFVSLPPFSSSWKAIKTVIPTVLSYGMIGYPFIMPGAVGGDVALPMSDDNPDNDFEVNLPDKELYVRWLQLSTFLPVIRFTHLPSKYSDDSVLEIAKRLTTLRQKTVTPLLKKYANETLDTGLPIIRPLWMLDPADPACHVVVDEFSVGEELIVAPVLYSGSRQREVYLPAGVWRDGIDGSLRKGSRWIHNYRVAEDKVAYFVKMPDNTRF; translated from the exons ATGATGCCTAGGTACGATGTTGGAAGTGCGATTTCATTACAGAG AATACCATTGCAAGCACCTCcaagaagaaagagtagagCTGCATCACCATCTATGACCCAAAAACTTGGTAACGAACCTATAGATCTCCCAGGTGGAGCACAAAGTACCAATTCGACGATTACCAGTGTCAATAGTATAAGCAGCTTGCTCAAAGAAAAACTTCAATTGTCAATTCCACAAGCTTTACGCAGTAGTAAAAAACGACAAAATGCGGACTACAG ACTCCGATCGTTCGttggaatattatttctctgtGTGGTCTTCCTCGTGGGATTTGCCCACATTTATTATACGCAACATGTTCTACAAAGAGCATACTTTGACAAGTTCAg ATTCAATAAGAACGAACGAGTGATGCACGTGTACAGTAGTACCGGTTCAGAAATTATTGCTGCTCGATTGGGAGAAGGTATACCAGCTAATACTGGAGTCTTTCCTTGTTTACCGCATCATCAACGACAAGATTCGGTCTGTCTTGAATGGCTACAACAAACCCGTCTTTATTTGGCTCATACGAAACGCGAGGACATGCATTGTTATCATGTCACCTGGCAGAGTTTGAGTCCTTATTATAATCCAAAAGATTGTTTTGATTGGTCGACGAAAAGAGGACATTGGTATGGTGCAGGACAGATTCAAAGTATGTCGTATCCTTTGGAACGTGGCCGATTAGATCTGAGCCCTTTCATAACCGGTGATATCAGGAAACATCCTTTCGGTAACGTTTTGAAGAGATACTTTCTCAATTCAAAAGGAGCCACCATTTTAGTAGATCCAGAAACGCCTCTTTATGTTTCCATCAATGCCAATCGCAGTACTGATTTTTGTCTCCAGGCTAAGCACGACGCTTTTGCCTATATCAATCACCTAACGCCATTGCCACAATTAAATTATACCATTTGTGCTACCGACAACATGAAGAACCTTCACTCATCCATGGCAGAGAAGTCTTTATGGGATGGATTAAAACCAGACGAGTTACATGCcgttcattctcttctttccgaACCAGTCTGGCAGATTTCACCGACCAACGAAGCCGCAATTTACAATTATACCGAAGACGTCATAGCTTTGGGCTTCTTACGTCAAGGTCATGTATTACTGAGCGAAGAATGGCAACCAAGTCCAGGTGACTTCGTCTTAGACGAAGATCGTTTTCCATCGATGGAAGAAACTATTAATATCATTCATCGGCGTGGTTTCAGAATAGTTTTTAGCATTCAACCATTTATATCTACGGAATCGATAAACTTCAAGGATGCTGTGGCTAACAGGCTCTTGATCTCGGAAAGAGGTAGCGATCCAAGGATTCCAGCTTTGACCAG atataagcAGAGCAACAGCGCCGGTGTTTTGGATATTACCAATAACAAAACTTTACCATGGCTTCAAACGAAATTGGAAAGTTTAATTACAAAGTACCATGTTGATTCCTTCTATCTTGATCTAGGCACCGCACAAGACATGCCGCATTATTACAAATGCGAGCAAGCCTTGACGAATCCTGATcattataaaacgattttcaCCAAATCGATTTTAGGCTTAATCCCAGTGATCGGTGTCTCTAGTGCTATCTCTAGACCCAGGGCACCGGTCTTCGTATCTCTACcacctttctcttcctcttggAAAGCTATCAAAACTGTAATACCAACTGTTCTAAGTTATGGAATGATTGGTTATCCGTTTATAATGCCAGGTGCTGTAGGTGGTGATGTAGCTTTGCCTATGTCTGATGATAATCCTGACAACGATTTTGAGGTCAATCTCCCAGACAAAGAACTATATGTTAGGTGGCTCCAACTGTCTACCTTTTTACCTGTTATACGTTTCACTCATTTACCTAGCAAATATTCTGATGATTCGGTTTTAGAAATAGCGAAGAGGTTAACGACCTTGCGACAAAAAACGGTAACGCCGTTGTTAAAGAAATATGCGAATGAAACCTTAGACACAGGCTTGCCGATCATTAGACCTCTTTGGATGTTAGATCCAGCTGATCCAGCTTGTCACGTAGTCGTTGATGAATTTTCTGTAGGTGAAGAATTGATTGTAGCACCTGTACTCTATTCGGGTAGCAGACAGAGAGAAGTGTATCTACCTGCTGGTGTTTGGAGAGATGGTATAGATGGTAGTCTTAGAAAGGGATCCAGATGGATCCATAATTATAGAGTAGCTGAAGATAAAGTGGCCTATTTCGTTAAGATGCCGGATAATACCAGGTTTTAA